GTGGAGCCCGGAGTGCGAGCGCGTGGAGTGGGACGGCGACGTCACCGAACCCGTCGAGGGCACTCAGTTCGTCGGCTTCAACGCCGTGGGTCCGGGCCGGCGCATCCGGTACCAACGCCACGGCACCGT
This genomic window from Acidimicrobiales bacterium contains:
- a CDS encoding SRPBCC family protein → MPPKNQRFWLTTDSVTLDIAADPDTLYAMVSDLPRIGEWSPECERVEWDGDVTEPVEGTQFVGFNAVGPGRRIRYQRHGTV